The Alnus glutinosa chromosome 1, dhAlnGlut1.1, whole genome shotgun sequence region CCCATGCGAGGCACGTTAGGCctactttcattttttatcgGAAAAAGGTTAGCTTTATTACTTACattattttacataattttacattttattaattacataattttACATTGGAATGATGCAGGGTCTTATTCCAAGCTTTGATGATGTTATACCTACGACAGACCACCGAATATGTGTAAAGCATTTATATGctaatttttgggataaaggGTTTCGGGGGGTGGCACTAAAGGAATTATTGTGGGCTACAACATCAGCTTACACTGAAGTtgagttcaaatatcacatGGAAGAGATTAAGAGGTTGAATCCTGTGGCCTTCGAGTATCTAGAGAAGATTGACCCTAGTGGATGGGTGGATGGTCAAGAACATGGTTCAGTGACTATCCCAAGTGCGTGCGACCTTCTTGTCAACAACATCTTTGAGTGTTTCAACTCATATATCCTCAAGGCTCGTGACAAGCCGATTTTAACAATGTtggagatgattaggaagcTAAGTAACTCATGAGAATGTACCAACTAAAAAGAGATGACATTAAAACTTTGAAAGGCAAGTTGTACCGTAGAATTTATGAAAAGCTCAAGGCAGTTGGTGAAGAGGCAACAAATTGTATTTCCCGTTATGCTAGTGATGACCTGTTTGAAGTAGAGCAGGGACATAGAACGTATGTCGTGGATTTGAGGAAGAGGACATGTGGGTGCAGGAAGTGGGAGATGACTGGGatcccatgtgcacatgcacATTCTGCCATAACCTTCCATGGACATAAACTGGAGGATTATGTGGATCGTTTCTATAGCATTGAGATGTACAAGAAGGCGTATGCTCCCATGATATATTCAGTTCCTAGTGAGGAACAGTGGATTTGAACCAACCACTATGTTTTGGAACCACCTAGATTAAGAGTGACCCCAAGTAGACCTCGAAAGGCTAGGACAAGAGCTcctgatgagtcaaaagatctcaaaAATCTCACAGGATGAGGAAGTTTGGATTGAAGGGTAAATGCAGTTTTTGCAAAATGTATGGCCACAATAGCAAGACTTGTCCAAAGAAGAAGCAGTTGGCATCAAATTATAGGTAGCCCGCAACAGAAGTTGAGTTGCCTACTCCACCCCCAGCCAGGGTGAGTTTACTACCCAATcgtattattcttgttgttgatgattttagctTACATGGTTTGGATTACTTACCTTtggcattttttgttttctgcatCATGTTGGGGTTTAGACACAAAGTGAAGGATGCAACAGTTGTATCAGGGAAGTCACAAATCCAGCAAAGAACAGTAGAAGGGGAGGTGCATAGCCACATAACAAAAGAATAAGCATACGGTCCTACTTTTGGGTAATATATTACATGCTTGCATGATATTGATTAATCCTATTTATTTGTGGTTATTAGACAAGTGCAAGGAAAGATGTAAGGATAGGTGTTTCAACACCTGGTTGTAGTAGGAATACATAGGAACCCATTACACCACCTACTTCATTTGTGTAAAGAGATGTGGTATTTATCTGCTACTTTActttattttagtgtttttataacTTGATGTCTAGTAGTATTTTGAGTATTTATCATTCCAACTGGCACTAAACTTATGGTAGGGAAATACTATGGAATTGACACTGCCAAGCTGGAACAGGCAGCCTCCTACATTTAGACCACCTCCACCACTCAGGAGAATGTCAGGCAGACTCAAAGTTCCAATTTATCCCAAACCAACAGTTTGGATTGACCTTACCGAAAGAACAACAGATGGATGCGGAGGAAAACTGTATGGTAAAAACCCAACAACCACAACAGTGAAATCCTCAATGGTTGCTAAGGAGAAAGGGAATGGTAAAAGAATGGTGCATTCAATTGAGAAAGGGATACAACTCATGGACtcaaagatgaagaacaaaaagCCAGAGTGGAAGTGTTGACTCCCTTTGTAATAACACCGACTCCCTTTCGAGGGTAAAATAGTCTTTTACTACCTATGAGAATGGACGACTGGAcgatatattaacaaaaaaaaaaacccgatgttaaaatattactttttgttAAATACccgcttttatattttattaaatatcttcctttacatttttttaaaaaaattatattaatattgaaTGCCTCTTTTACActtaataatttatattaataaataatacctAATTTTTAATCTTacatgtaaaattttaattgtcaaaaaaaaagaaaaaaaaaaccccctaGTAGCCAGTAGTCACCAAGTGAGAAAACCTTAGACCTATAAAGATATCTCTTACGCATCAGCCGCTCTTCTCATCTCAGAAAATTTTAGAAGCCATCTCTTCCCCCCACTATTTTAGCCGCACGTCCCTGTCTCCTATTCAATCCTCTGCAGAGGTATAATGCTTGTCTcttatctcttttctttaaCTTCTTATGTGAAAATGTAGCAGGTACACCTTACTTTCTTGCTTCAATTCTTTTCTCTTACCTCTGTTAAAGTTGGTATGACCAttcgtttattttattttttttgttctcaattGTCCCCTTTGTTAGCATAGTAATAAAGTATTGGATTGCTACATTTTCTTTTAGTCTTCTTCTTATCAAAACAAATGCcttgtgtttatatattttttattcttctcttttctaaCCATGTACTGTAGCATCACTtgtcattttctcaaattctttctctctttctatgTTGACCACTGTAGGAAATAACCTAATATTATCAACTTCTAACCTTTCTTAGTTTTGGCTTGTCCTTTCAGGTCCTCTCCTTttgagtgtatatatatatagatttttttttttccttcttcactTTATGCTCAAAAATCGTACCAGGTCACAGGATATGCCTTcttgtgtttcttttctttccttatccAAGGAACCATGGCCGATTTGTGTGTCatctttattgtttattttttttcttttctttttctgggtgTCTTAAATTTGTtgcataaagaaacaaaaaccgtTTTTAAGTCAAGTATTTCTAACACTCCTATAAATTGCTTAAAAATCACggataatttttataaattattttgattgGAGGTATAGTTTGTGATATTGGGATTTGTTAAATTCTAtgattataaaagaaaatgtttcttATGACAATTGCCTTTATTGAGTTGTATTTCTAAtatcaataaagaaaaaaaatgcgtTTAtgcttatttaatgatttaaatattattcgaGTAATTAATGTCGCTAAACATACCTAgggaatccattctcagtaTGCTAGCAAGACGAACCTTGGTGATGTCAGTGCGTCATCTAGTTACTAGCATatggtattaatttatttaaacctgtaccAGGTGATTAGCTAGTTGTCGAAATATTTCAACAACGTACTGCGTCCAGGgatgtaagggatcctctaccccttctaaaattattttatgtcatattattttatccatTGATTCGAGCATATTTACGAATAATTGTTCTCGTTAtgtatttcaaatttatattgatgcatgaaggattgttttaaaatagttttgagatgaaagttgtTGGTAGAAacgatattcttgaaatcaacGGTTTTAAGAAAAGCTTTAGTTATAAAGGACTTTCTAATTATAGTAAATTTCTTACTTGGTTCTCGAGACGAGAAGTtactactttttgaaattaatgaaaagagGAGTGTAAGAATCCTCCCACACGTTACCTCAAGAGTTATCAAGCATAgtgaaaggaataagaataatttatgagaaggagaaatatttttataattgaggcacgtgtgtggatgagactattattttggcccaaAAGATATTGACAGAAATTCACAGAGGATTAAGTTCGGTACCGCAGCTTGAGATAGAAGCGCACCCCCTGAAGGACGTTGAGAAGGCAGAAATCCATCTctaggtcatgctaagtgcactttgattaaCTAGCTGACGGGCCAGGCCTACGGCCACAGTTACTTGCCATGGTCACAGcaaagaccgcgcaaccctaagtgcatagggcgtaatagtgtacatgagcCCTAAATATgataagttttatttatcaattaGTAATTCTATGCTTTACGCAAAATGCCGAActtaatattttgtattatgGAAATTTTATATCTCAAGTGTGTTTAATAAtcgttttgaagaaaataaatttaactcaaccgttttatggttgagggttaccttactgagcatttctcgctcacccttattttgtttggttttgttttcaggttttgagCAGAGTgacctaggcggccggaatgggatctaggctagcattaggatATTGCATTTCATTTATCTTACCAAGTGCACCGgcataataaatttagttttaatttggattttcatttattgtatcgaacataattattcttttgaaattactcgtttccgcatttattaaaagctttgagtttaaaattatttttttagtaatttatttaattcagcatattagctaggttatctGATAGACCTTATGAATCTTTACGGGTTTATGTAAGAAAATGGATGAACCTAACCCTAGCGGTTTGGGGGCATTACAcccctctatttctttttctttttttggtgcaTTGTTTTATTTTGGATAATGTCTACTTTTGGTGCAATATAATGACAATATATCTAGGTAAATGTTTATTTTGTACAATATATCTTTTTTTGCAGCAATAGTAATTATGTGTTTGGAGGTAGGGCTGCATGGTAAATGCATGATTTTTTGGACAATGAACATATTTTTGGTGCAATGTAATTATGTGTTTGGACATGCTTGAATGGTAAATGCAGGATTTTTCGGATAATGAATATATTCTTGGTGCAATGTAATTATCTGTTTGAACATGCTTGAATGGTAAATGCAGGATTTTTTGGACAATGAATATATTTTTGGTGCAATGTAATTATGTGTTTGGACATGCTTGAATGGTAAATGCAGGattttttggatttctttttttcatttctatgTGTTTTGCTTTTAATTCTTAAGTTTATCATTTTCCCTGTTTGATGTCAGAAACTCAAATCTTTTCCCTTATATATGATCAAAATATCATGGCAATGCCCAATGGGCGTGACACTATTGTATCATCAACATAGGGTTGCATGGCTTTGGACAAGGCTATATGAATCGGTCTATATTGTATCATCAACAAATAGTTATGTTAATGATAGCCAGCCATCACTTTCcacttttctttttgctttttctggTTATGTTAATGCTAGCTAGCCCCACGTATACGAAAGTATGATAAGTTGATAACAAATCATAGCTAATAAACGTTGTCATTTGCTAAATGATGTGTAAAAGAGTCAAAAGTGAAGCCCATATGGACACAAATCACATACATCCCTTCATGTTTAGGTTACAAACTTGTATACAAAAGATCAACCctaaacacataaaaaaaatggccTACATAACAACCTAAAAATGGCCTACATTACATCAACTACCAAATCACATACATCCCTTCATGTTTAGGTTACAAACTTGTGTCCAAAAGATCAACCCTAAACACGTACAAAAAATGGCCTACATTACATTAAAAAGGCCTACATTATAAAACAAAAGACCATTGTCGTCAAGGTAACAACATACGATCACGTCCAACTTCAAACACACTTTTTGAAGCACCATTTGAAGTTGATCTAGCCATAAAAGGTTACACCACGAACAATATCCATGTACATAGAATTATTGTCATataattcttc contains the following coding sequences:
- the LOC133856075 gene encoding uncharacterized protein LOC133856075, which gives rise to MYQLKRDDIKTLKGKLYRRIYEKLKAVGEEATNCISRYASDDLFEVEQGHRTYVVDLRKRTCGCRKWEMTGIPCAHAHSAITFHGHKLEDYVDRFYSIEMYKKAYAPMIYSVPSEEQWI